The genomic region TGGAGAAGATGGGAGTTGTTAAGGTTTGGGATGTGAATAGGTTTGTCCTGGCCTTCGACCACCTGGCCCCACCACCCACGGAGAGGGCAGCCGAGATTCAGGTTGGGCTTAGGAAGTTCGCGAAGGCAGCCGGCATTAAGTTCTTCCATGATGTTGGCGATGGAATACTGCATCAGCTACTCCTTGATCATTACGCATTGCCCGGCCAGGTAGTTATGGCCGCCGACAGCCATACGACGACTGTCGGCGCCGTGGGCGCCTTTGCCCAGGGGCTTGGGGCCAGTGACATAGCCGCCATAGTGATAACAGGTAAGACCTGGCTCGTGGTCCCTGAACCATTTAGGATCAGGATACTCGGTAGGCCAGGCCCTGGGGTTTACGGTAAGGATGTTGCATTACACTTACTTAGTGTGTTTAGGGCTGAGGGGCTTAATGGTAAGTCTGCTGAGTTCTTTGTTGAGGATCCAGGGGCATTCCCAATGGATTATAGGGCCACCGTATCCAACATGGGTATCGAGCTCGGCCTCGATGCGGCCATGTTCATACCTGACAGCGAGACTGTAAGGCATATTAAGGAGAGGAGGGGTGTTGAGGTCAAGCCAGTGACGCCAGACCCAGATGCTAGGTATGTCGATGGTTATGATGTGGAGTTGAATAGGCTCGAACCACTCGTGGCCACGCCGCATAGTGTTGATAATGTTAAGTCGATAAGTGAGGTTGAGGGTTTGGATGTGGATTACGTATTCATAGGCTCATGCACAAATGGTAGGCTTAGCGATATTGAGGTTGCGGCTAAGATACTTAGGAATGGCAAAGTGAGGAGTAGGTGCGTGGCAATACCCGCATCGCGCGAGATCTACATAAGGGCTATGGAACTGGGGTACATAGATACGTTGGTGAGGGCTGGCTGTGTGGTGACTTACGGGACTTGCGGCCCATGCCTTGGTGGTCACTTTGGATTAGTCGGCCCTGGGGAGGTGGCTGTGTCTACGGGCAGTAGGAACTTCAAGGGTAGAATGGGTTCGCCAGAGGGTAAGGTTTACCTGGCTAACGCTGCCGTGGCTGCCGCAGCAGCGTTGAATGGTAAATTCGTTGATCCCAGGAAGTACCTTACGTAAGTTAGGATTTATTAACCATTCATTATAAGGGTAGTTTTTGTGGGTAATCCTAGGGTTAGGGGTAGGATTGGGCATATATGGGTGATTAGCCATGGCGGTAAGGGTGAGGTTGAGATTAAAGGTGAGGGTGAGGATAAGGGCAGGGGAGAGGAGGATAATCACGACTGCGCTGGTCAATACGGGCTTTGAGACCGAGAGGCCACAGCTATTAATACCAATTTGGCTAGGGCTTTATCGCTATGGCCACCGCCAGATAATGCCTACCTA from Vulcanisaeta distributa DSM 14429 harbors:
- a CDS encoding 3-isopropylmalate dehydratase large subunit — encoded protein: MGLTLTEKILSRASGKYVSPGDVVEINVDLAAFHDLTGYHVVEVMEKMGVVKVWDVNRFVLAFDHLAPPPTERAAEIQVGLRKFAKAAGIKFFHDVGDGILHQLLLDHYALPGQVVMAADSHTTTVGAVGAFAQGLGASDIAAIVITGKTWLVVPEPFRIRILGRPGPGVYGKDVALHLLSVFRAEGLNGKSAEFFVEDPGAFPMDYRATVSNMGIELGLDAAMFIPDSETVRHIKERRGVEVKPVTPDPDARYVDGYDVELNRLEPLVATPHSVDNVKSISEVEGLDVDYVFIGSCTNGRLSDIEVAAKILRNGKVRSRCVAIPASREIYIRAMELGYIDTLVRAGCVVTYGTCGPCLGGHFGLVGPGEVAVSTGSRNFKGRMGSPEGKVYLANAAVAAAAALNGKFVDPRKYLT